A genomic segment from Castor canadensis chromosome 1, mCasCan1.hap1v2, whole genome shotgun sequence encodes:
- the LOC109676631 gene encoding olfactory receptor-like protein OLF2 — translation MNDVMDEKASVDENYTTFTDFVFLGFSVRQDVQRGLFMLFLFVYGITMIANLGMILLIHMDTRLHTPMYHFLSNLSFCDVCYSSTVSPKMLADFLSEQKRIPYNLCAIQMYFFGAYADVECLMLAVMTYDRYMATYSPLLYTIAMSQRICTQLVAAVYAVGLVDSAIHTCFTFQLPFCKSNVINHFFCDIPPLLALSCSDTSNNEIVMFTFIGCVVGVSIVTVLLSYSCILATIFKMNSAEGRYKAFSTCASHLTVVAIFHGTLLFMYFRPSSSYSMDTDKMASVFYTVVIPMLNPLIYSLRNKDVKGALKKAINKFCSG, via the exons ATGAATGATGTGATGGATGAGAAAGCATCAGTAGATGAG AACTATACTACATTTACTGACTTTGTATTCTTAGGATTTTCTGTCAGACAGGATGTGCAACGGGGGCTTTTTATGCTTTTCCTCTTTGTTTATGGTATAACTATGATTGCCAACCTAGGGATGATCCTACTGATCCACATGGACACCAGACTTCACACACCCATGTACCATTTCCTAAGTAATTTATCTTTCTGTGATGTCTGCTATTCCTCCACTGTTTCTCCCAAGATGCTGGCTGATTTCTTATCTGAGCAAAAGAGGATTCCATATAATTTATGTGCCATTCAAATGTACTTTTTTGGAGCCTATGCAGATGTGGAGTGTCTCATGTTGGCTGTTATGACCTATGATCGTTACATGGCCACTTACAGTCCCCTTCTTTATACAATTGCAATGTCCCAGAGGATCTGTACTCAGCTAGTGGCTGCTGTCTATGCTGTAGGCTTGGTGGATTCAGCAATCCACACCTGCTTCACATTTCAATTGCCCTTCTGTAAGTCAAATGTCAtcaatcactttttctgtgacatCCCTCCTTTGCTAGCTCTTTCCTGTTCAGATACATCCAACAATGAGATAGTGATGTTCACTTTCATTGGTTGTGTTGTCGGGGTTAGCATTGTCACTGTTCTTCTTTCCTACAGCTGTATCTTAGCTACCATCTTTAAGATGAACTCAGCTGAGGGCAGATATAAAGCCTTCTCTACATGTGCCTCCCACCTAACAGTTGTGGCCATATTTCATGGTACACTATTGTTCATGTATTTCAGACCCAGCTCAAGTTATTCGATGGACACAGATAAAATGGCCTCTGTTTTCTACACAGTTGTGATCCCTATGTTAAATCCACTGATCTACAGCTTAAGAAATAAGGATGTGAAGGGTGCTCTGAAAAAAGCAATCAATAAATTCTGCTCT